The Tubulanus polymorphus chromosome 3, tnTubPoly1.2, whole genome shotgun sequence nucleotide sequence ATTCAACTTAAAGAAGGCCATTACGTTATTGAATTGCCTTTTAGAGATGatgatatcaaattaccagCCAACAAGGATCTCGCTTTGAAAAGATTAAAAAGCTTAGAACAAAAACTAGGAGGTCAACCGCAGTTTAAAGCTGACTACGATAATTTCATGGCAACGATCTTAAAGAGAGGTTACGCGGAGTTAGTTCCTGAGAACTGGAGCCGTGATGATGGACGGGTATGGTACATACCACATCATGGCGTCTACCATGCACggaagaaaaaaataagagTAGTTTTTGACTGCACGGCACGTTTTAATGGAGTTTCATTGAATGAGGTATTACTCCCAGGTCCCGATTTGACCAGCAATCTACTGGGCGTACTGCTTCGATTCAGAATGGAAAATGTAGCTATCATGGGCGACGTAGAGAAGATGTTCTATCAGGTCCAGGTACCTGAAAAGGATCGTGATTGTTTAAGATTTTATTGGTGGCCTGATGGCAATTTAGACTCCAAACCTCAGATTTTTCGTATGACCGTGCACCTGTTTGGTGCGTATGACCGTGCACCTGTTTGGTTGCATCGCCTAGTTGTTCCAACATAGCTCTTCGTCAGACGGCCTTGGATTTTGCTGATGAGTGTGAGAGTGATGTTCTGGATGCAGTCACACGATGTTTCTACGTGGATGATTGTTTGCGGAGTGAAGAATCTGTGTCAGATGGGATAAGGTTAATACGAGGCATTGCATCTATCTGCGCGAAAGGAGGGTTTAGAGTGACTGGATGGTGCAGTAATGATCCAGAAGTCGTGGAAGCTGTACCTACGTCGGAACGAGCTGAGACCGATCAAGCGCGTCAGAGAGCTTTGGGCGTGACTTGGATATTGGATTCTGATATATTCGGTTTCACGGTTTCTATCAAAGACAAATCTCCCTCTTGACGTGGAACACTTTCCGTAGTGAGTTCGGTGTTCGATCCTTTAGGACTCATATCACCGCATATTCTCCCTGGAAAAGAGCTGTTACAGGAGATATGTAAGAGAGGTCTAGATTGTCGGTACCTCGTTTTATCAAACCATCTGATTTTGGGAGCGTTATCTCAAAGCAAATCCACTATTTCTCTGATGCGAGTGAGATCGGATATGGAACTGCGATATATTTGAGAGTGGTGAATGAAAGCGGCGATATCCATTGTCAATTGCTTATGGGAAAATCTATTGTCGCACCGCTTAAAAACGTAACTATTCCACGTTTGGAACTCAATTTAGCTGCTATGAGTGTCAAGATGCATGTCGTACTCCAGAGGGAACTGGATCTGAAGTTCATTGAAAGCTTCTTTTGGAGTGATAGTGCGTCGgtattaaaatatattagaaacGAAAGCAGTCGATTCAAAACGTTTGTCGCCAAGCAAATATCACTTATCCGAGAGGTGACATCTCCTGAACAATGGGGATTTGTTAATTCGTGTATGAACCCTGCGGATAAAGCATCTAGAGGAATGAAATTAGAAGATCCTAATCCTGAATTGTGGTTTCAGGGCCCTCATTTCCTGCATAAACCGGAGTCAGAGTGGCCAGTGGACCTAAGTTCGCAAACAAATATAAATGGCGATGATAGTGAATTAAAGAAGGTGACGTGTGCTGCTTTCGCTGATGACACGCCAGAAAATGCTCTTGGAAAACTTATGAGCTATTGTTCAGAATGGGAAAAATAAAGACGTTTTGTCGCTCATTTCATTCGAGTGAAGGATTTCCTTCGCTGGAAAGCCACTGAACGAAAACGGATCGATATTGGTCTTTCTATCGATACACCAGTAGAAACTGAACGTCGTTCTGAAGTAGAAAAAGATCCTGAAATGTTCTCAAGAAGGGAAAAACTTCGTAACCTTGAATTTAGAATCTCTGAAAAAGCTGAGTGTATACTACTTCAAGGCGAGCAACAGCACTTCTTGAGCGAAGAGTTCAATCGTCTGGCTAGCGGCAAAACCGTTAAAAGATCGAGCCAACTCTATAAGTTGGGTCCGTTCGTTGAAAATGGTCTGATACGGGTTGGAGGCAGATTGGAAAATGCACAAATGCCTTATGACGCGAAACATCCTATTGTAGTTCCTAAATTGTCGACTCTGGTAGAGAAATTAATTCGACACACTCATGTGCATGCTGTCGGACATCTGGGAAAGAATGCAGTCCTATCGCATTTACGGCAGAACTATTGGGTCATAAGAGCCAACCGTATTCTAAGAAAACTAATGTCACCGTGCGTTAATTGTATCAAATATAAAGGAAGATGTAATGAgcaaaaaatggcaaacctaCTACCTGAAAGATTAGCTGTAGACCCACCCTTCACGCATACAGGTGTGGATTACTTTGGACCGTTTGAAGTAAAAAGGGGTCGCACAAAAGTAAAACGATATGGAGTACTTTTAACTTGCTTATCTTCCAGAGCTATACATTTGGAAGTTGCTGAATCATATGGATTCCTGTATCAACTGTATTCGTAGATTTAGAGCACGACGTGGTAGCGTACAGTCTTTGCACTCGGATAACGGTACCAATCTTGTGAGTTCGGATAAAGAGCTTCGTATAGAAATAGACAGATGGAATCAGTCAGtatcaaaagaaaaattagCCCAAATTAACATAGGGTGGCACTTCAATCCaccggtgttgtcatatcgcggaaagacggaatcgcggaattttccaaaaacgcggaatttcttcatttttactttaaatagtaaacgggttttcccacggggaatCCGAAACagattcaatttcgtaaaagcgcctcATATTTTTAAAGtgaaaaattattctttacatcttataactaatttaataaataacaggaaaattatctaaatcaattaaatatccaatatgattttttatttctaacttcaaattattaaattgtggaatacaaggtttaaaatcacattcagttcagttataatttatttgtgctccaaattgtttaacattttctaCTTGTAAAATATgcaatatactagaattacaagcTGTATCATTATCGGCCATaaaagtttttgtaggatcaattgaattgcaataaatataaaagtgtgtaaaggCATTCTATTTGCTATACTATCAACACttgaataaagtttatctgggctaattcctaacagtttagctataggtttttaaCTAAAAATTGATGCTGTTCGTCATTAGCTAACcttatcattattttattttcacttttattaaatctaattttaaatttGACAGATTCTCCTATTTTAAccgagcttttctattaatttcttgcgctaatgCTTCTAAATTATAGAATCCCGGatttaaaaatagatgaaaccatttatctatatttctaatgataattGCAAAGCCTCTAtgatcaatagttttatctgatatattataaaaagaattacataaacttacatttactaattttcaatcaacaaaatttttaaattctctatctaattgtactagttaattatgagatttatgatttgtaagttttctagaatcaacaaatattctaacACCGTTTCTCTGGGTATAACCAGGGAAATGTGATACTTCCCTGGTATAACTGATTCTATCTTCTTAAATTCCTCAAGATTTGGCTTCTGGTGAAAGACAAGAATCCCCATCCCCTGCCTTGCCCTTTTCGCAGCGGTCGTGCTTTTTCATGGCTTGTGCGAACGGTAGCTTCCGTTTGGTGCGGCTCCCTGGCGTACGTTATATATTACCGTAGATACATTTTGGGTATCGCTCTTTTATACGGCTTGCATCTTCGTATATTCGAATCGTGTGTCTTTGATGTTTGTTTTGTTCTGGGATGTATTTAGATTTTCCTTACGTTTGTTGTTTAGATCTGATGTAATACACCCTTTGTGGTTTGAACATGGGTTTTGGGATGTTTGTTTTTGGGGTTTTATTGTCTTTTTGGGGTGTCTGGTGTCATCGCTTTGGCAATCCTGGTTTTTTCCCCTTATCTATACGCAGTTGTATGTCCGCACATCAGGGAGAATAGTATACTATACTCACTACGTGGCGCTAATGACAAACGGAAGACATCAGTTTGGCTTTGGTAAGGTTGGTAACGCCAGCTGTGCTGTTGAATGTAGTTTTATAGTCCTAGTGGGTCAACTTAAAAAAGCGTCATTGGAGATTCTTGGACCTTTGGTGCGAGCATGCTGCTGACCCGTTTTTcccatatctatatatttctgTAGCTTATCCGCACAACAGATAGTGAGAATATCAAACTATGTCCTGCAATAAGAATATCACGATGTCTAGTCATAAGGTCGACTAGAACATCCCTCTCTACGGTCGAAACATCCAGTGATCGTTTTGTGGCAGCTACCATTTCTTTTGACGAGCCTCAACTGGTTAAAACTGTTAATGAACGTTTATAATCTACCCAACAATCGAAGTCAGTCACTAATAACATAAACACGAATAATGGGCGTGAATCGAAAATCTCTTCGAAAACTAAATAGGCATAATGCTTAAAAACAGGACAGGATTGTATGGCATGAAAGTAACAAGCATCTTAAAGTCATTATTGTGGACTTTCCCCTTTGCGCAATCCATTTTTGCTATCGCATATAACACTTTTTAATCCTTTGGTACAAAATTACTTGCCAAAGAGGTTAAATTTTTCTTCGCAACTTTCAAgatattcaataaatattcaattctCGTAACCCTATTGAATTTCGTCAGGAAGCGGTGCTTATTTGTTGATTAAGTTATTTGTTAATGGCACTATATTTCTTTTCGTAAGagcacacgcacgcacgcgcgcacacacacacacacacacacacacacacacacacacacacacacacacacacacacacacacacacacacacacacacacacacacacacacattcGATATTTTACACTGTACACCGTGTGGTGTTTCGAATAGATACGAAAAGCGTGCCTCGTGTGTTGTAGTCCAGCATAGCGTGGATTAGTACATAACGGCTACGCACATTGAGTTTCCCTAcggacataccgacaaaccgacatcaTAGTCCCTTGATTCAGCTTTTGTGTAATACACGCAAAAACCCAGCCCCTCGAACCCAGCCACTTTGAATGAGGGTAGTCTACGCAAACACAAGCACAAatacccagcccctcgatcccagccactttaaaTGAGGGTAGTCTACGCAAACACAAGCACAAatacccagcccctcgatcccatcAACATTATACAAGGGTAATCCGCGCAAACACTCGGCCcatcgatcccagccactttaagACACATGTAAGGGTAGTCTACGCAAATACCCGGCCCCTTGATCCCAGCCACCGGCCACGAGTTTTTCGGTATGTTGGTATGTATGTACCCCTGTACGTCGTAATTAAGGGGTTAGATTCAACAAGTCCAATATTGGCGGATTGAGTTCAAATACCAGTCCGGTGTGATTAGCGATTAGTGATTAACTATCTAATGCTATAATTGACTTAAGCCATGTGTGGCTTAGTTAAAGTTTTCTAGGAAACTGCAAATGATTCTCAACCTGCGCCCGCCGTgcatattctaaatcattgaaataaagagTAGTCCTATGATTAAATCtttatgaataatgaatgcTTAAACTCTAGCAGTTTCGAGTATACATAACTGAcgtttgattttaataatggaTTAAACATGCACACcatgtaaatttaggaaagtccatttttagaatttcagtTTTTGTTCTTTTGTGGCTTTTATATTATCAAGGCCCAGGTTCACAACAAGGTTTAACtcgtaaatcgatttaatttcttcatgaattcagtttatcttagaTCGATTTAGgtcttaatcctttttgtgaaactgagccCAGGGCAACGATTGCTCAATACTGAAGAACTTGAGTGAAATGTAAATAGTTTATATAGGCAAAAACTATCAGTGGGTTGCGTTTCCTATGGTTTGTCGAATGGTATCAAACCATTAATTTAAAGGAGGGTGATGTGTTCTTAAGCAATATTGTAGGCGCATTATGCTAGTGCACAACCTAGAATCCTTTGTACTATTGTTCGCTTTCCTCTCTCGCAGTTGAAAAAGCTATTGTGTTGTAAATCGGGAGCACTAAAGCAAAGACTATACTCCAAACCAATGAACTGAGGCCCTCTTCGGGTTTTCGGTGTAGACTTTGTGACATCCACATATAAaacactaaacctaagactcATTAACATAAGACATCATATATCTTCACGCAGCTAAATGATATGAACTTTACCAATATGCTTAGAAACATTTTACTTATAGAACTAAGAAATTTTGCTAGCATGTCTCAATCGTGAATTGAATCGTCCGGCAGAAtggttttcgtttttccgTAGTTAGTCAACTTGTAGTCGGAACTGATAATCCAACCCATAGTTTACTTTTTAGATTAAACGGTCAAATTTCCTGAAATTCGGTATGAGTAAAAAAATATCCGTAGATACATGAAGTCGATGTGATGCAAAATCGTTGCCAGGCTTATGTTGGTGTAAGCTTCAGTCAGAGGCGCCATACCCTAATAACAAtgccaaaaaaaaataaatcgttaCCTCGAAGCCTTGTCCGAAATCTAAATTCATGCCAGCTGTACATGGAAATATATACTTTCGTTTATGGTATTAACAGATACGTTGTATCATGCACAAAAGCATTGGTGCGGATATGAAATCCCTTCACTGGTCGTACAACAGTGAACTGAGTTTGAATCAAGTATCATTCTTGTGTTCAAGTGTCTAAACAACCTCGCTCCCCGTTATTTACAGGATTCGATAGTTCCGTGTTTACCAACACGCCCACTCAGTTCCAGAGTTGGCAATCGAAACATTTGGCGGACGTCCCTTCCAATAAGAGCTGCTTTAGAAAAtcgataattttgatgatccAAACACATTTAAACACAGTTTGAAACATCTGCTTAGCTGTAAAGCGTTTAAAATTTTGATGCAATTTCAGCAACATTCTTACAGCGCTGgtgaatattttgtcaatgaaACAGGCCCCAcatcaattttaataattttcagATCATCATTTCTATCATGATAATTAGAATTATTAGAATGAAATGTATTGACTTATTTTATGCGTTTAAAATTgcgaataaagttattttcagGATCACTCAGTACATTGAGGTAGCGCCACCAGTCATcatatcaggttcgaatcgaTATcgattttctgattcccttCATTTCGAATGTGAAGGTTGCAAGTGTATGCAGGAACCTGTCATTGCAGCTTTGATTTATTCGATTTTATAAAGATTCATACGAGTTTTatctatcaaaatgattcaatggggtacccgcagtGCTACCTGGCAATCGATGATTCGGCGTATGGCAGGCGAAGATCTGCCAGGTTTACAAGTAGATCGTTGGTCGTCCGCGTTCGATTTCtgctacatttcaattaaatctaagTTGAActtttttcttaaatgaatcaattatttaatTTTACCGATTTCTGAATAAGAGAATAAAAgcactataggcctatatttggggggggggggtgttgTTGTGATCATGTATGGATTGAGGGGtcaattcagttcaaaatattcagttcaaagctcattgaaaatgaactaattttgacggATGACCTATTGCTCGTCGCGCCATCTCTGgcgggatagctggttttgCGGGTACCTCAttagattttgtattttcaaaacgaTTTTTCTGTTCTTtcgattcattgaaaaaaagcGTTTTCGTGGTTGAGTTCACAGAAAAGATTgttttattgaatatatacatgttcTGATTCCAAACGGATGCTCCGTGAtacttttgaaaaatcgaGCTCGTTTACTAACGATTTGAACTTATTGCGATTTGTCAGATTCGCCAACTATTCCTTCGGGTGGAGATTTGACGTCGCATTTCCAATGGAAGAGTGTTGCCATATCCATCAAATTTTCATCAGGACCCTCGGTGCATTTACAATCCCTGCCGTCTTTAAGAGTCACGCCGTGTCCTTCACTATAAAACGTGCCTTTCCCGTGTTTACAACCTATACagatgaaaacatataatGGGATAGTATCGGTAGGCTATTATTGGGTATGACTTCCTTTTAATTCCCATGGTAAAATGGTTCGTATATTTGTATCCATTACAAATCAGATGTAGTTAGACATTTGGGTAGGAATGTGACATAACTGTCGATGTATCAGGTTCGAATACCTGTACAGGAAGCACATGATAGCATTCCACTGAGGTGACCACAACCATGCCTCAAGGTTTTCATCGTCACGCCCCAAATGACCACGCCACATATTGGGAACAACGAATAAATTTCCGTGTCCCGGACGTTAATTCCTTTAATTTCCATCAGTTTTAAGGACATCGTTTAAACGAAATATCGGACAGAACGAAGTATTGTGTCCCAAGAGCAATTTTCATCGGTTACAACGTCAACGATCAATTGAACCCATGTGTTTAATAGTAccattcattgtttttcgTACTGAACGTCCCGTAGTTACTGACAacgtaataataatacatacaCATCCGTTTATATTTTTCCGCAACGGCGCATCACAAACGCATGCAGATTTATTTGGCTTTAAGTGAAAATACTTCAATATGTTACCACAGGAACGCAAAAGGCGGATGTTTGcaggatttttcaaatttaaaggTTCGGAACGGCTTATCGTACAAATCATCTCAAGCGATTTATTGGTCTTAATTAGTTTCTTTATTTGGTTTATTTAGCGTATGGTCATAGCGCGTTCGGTGATAGCTACGTAGCCCGAGATCTTTTGAATGATCCGGCATAAAAGTCACGGTGCCTCAGAACTTTCCTTGGGTTTATAAGTTATGAAACGCTCGTTTTGACTATATAAGCATTTCAGTTGAGAAGctacaatttattttttcttcaacCTTTACAACGAAGCATCGGATACAacgaatttgtttttattttgccCCGAAAACTTCCTTGTAACAAGGTTTGACTGTAGAAAGGAAAATTGGTAGTGGTAGAATTCGCCTGATTTAACTACTGGAAGCCTCTGTAACCCAGTCAGCCGTAGTGATGAAATAgcaaaacttttggttttctcgggcgagaaaaccaaaatgttttgtttctcGCGCAAGAAAACGGGCCAATGTGAAAACCAAAGAGACGGGCAAATGTGAACATTTCTTTATTGTTGCTCTTGCCGTACAGAAaattttttagtatggcccgaatcagccaccatagggACGGACCCCTGAACACTGGAGTCGTGTTACTAGCGTTCGTGTGCTGTCTGTCATTCGATTTCAATGATATCAGAAGAAAAGGCGACTTACCATTGAGTCGGCACAGACTTTGTGCTGGTATAGGCGGCGCATTCAGTGGTTTAGGTATCGAGAAGAAATATATCTCACTAACGTAAGCGCAACGACACAATCGATTTCCTTCGTGCCATATTTCTTTATATGCCCTTGGATCACCGTCAGAATCCAAACATTctgaaatgatatttattttctgaataaGTTACAATAAATACGGTAGAAAATAGAGGACTCGTGTATCGATTGTGATGCTGATTTGAGAGATCAGAGATCCAGAGCTACTTTCCTACTTTGAAACGCTCTATGGTATAATGATGTATATTTCAAGCAACGTTCGAGCTAAGTACTtaatagccatcatcaggcataCTAAGAACAGAATGAAATTAACAGactatttatttatgaatcaGTCAAAAGGACAAAGTGAGTGATTAAATGTTGTAATATGATACAAGTTGAATTAATCTAAAAACAAAACCCGAACCTAGAGTGATTAAAAAACAGAGACAAACTAGATGGTAAtcagacaaaaacaaaaggcaATTAAGAACATGAAAGGCATAATCGGTGAGTGAGAGGAAGCAGCATGCAATAAAGGCAAGCTAAATGGAATTAATTTAATGAAGATACAAGTGAAGCGAACGTCGGTTTTTGTGTTCACGGATGTGCTTGTTTAAATCATGTCTAGTATCActaatacatattttattacaGACTTTACAGGGGATTTTATAAACAACATCATATGTTCCGATTTGGAGGAATTGTGAGTTCGGTTATGACTAAGTATATTATTGTAAGTGAACACGGGTTGTTTGTTGAGTAGATGAAgggtttttaattttttccaaaagAGGGACAAAAGGAAAAGGTTCTAGTCAATATTCAGTCTCGTCTTACAAGTCTTCTGGACTAAGAATTTGTCGGTACAAAAACGATGAATCCTTGAATTCGTCATTATTAAAGATTCCACATCTTTGCAGCGTGGGCCTTGTGGTATCGGTATGTTATACCATTTTCTGATTACCTGAAGTAtttttttcacgaaaaaaCTGGAGGACGaagggaaaaaatgaagatatatttttttgtaaaaggaGTTCTAAAATGATGAAAGAATGATGAAGAGATGAATCCTCTGACAGCGATAGCATCTACCAAATTTCAAGACTATGTCGATATTTTccttaaaaaaaaaccttttctATCTACAAATGAGGAGGTGATCACATGCCTGTCGATTGACTGGTCAaataatctgtttgatatGTTTGAGAGCCCACCGCAACGTATAACCATCGcgcatttcaatgaaaaatagcAAACCATGACGAAGCCATGTCTCCGGTCGACCCAATATGTCTTTTgctgctgatgggccctgggggaagAAATACATATGAAAATCGTTATCAAAACCCAATACGGTCGAATGGCTAGGCAtcgatgctgaatggaggtaTTTTGTATAAATCAGACGTAACGTTTAGTATAACATCTGACAGCGAAGATACTGTTGCTGCATGCTACCTTCAAGACAGGATACCAAATGTAACTCGCGCTGAGTTCTTCACCTTTTAGATCAGTTAAATTCAAACAAACCTAAAGACAAGTTATTATTACTGGGTGACCCAACCTTCCATATGGATGATACGTCCCACCCAGATACTATTCGTCTACCGTCTCTCCTCAACGATTTCGGACTATACCAACACGTAGATAAACCCACTAATGAAAAAGGTAATATTCTTGATCTTATAATATACAGACCGAATGATTCTGTAGTTAGCGACATTGCTGTGGGTTTTGCAACATCGGACTATTTTGAAGTTAAATTCTCTTTGAACGTACGTAAGCCGACTGCTCCACGAAAAAATGTTGTGTAtcgaaattttaaaaatgtgACCTGTACTGAAGTTAGTGCTAAGATGGCATCAATCAATTTGACTGAATCACCTAAATTGACGATATGATGCATTGCTATAACGCTGCCCTGACCGGTGTCGTCGATAAACTAGCACCCGCTAAAAATGGTTAACACCTGATATTATAAATGCCAGGAAACTGGAACGTAAACTCGAGCGAAAATAGCGTAAAACTAGATTGACCATAGATCGTGAAATGTGGAAACACCAGTCAGTAGTAGTTGACAGGTTGATGAAAACTGCCAAGATTGAACACTTCTCGATTAATTCTGACGATATAAAGAATGGTGACTTGTTTATATCAGTGAGAGCCCTTCTGTATGGACATGTTGGGACGGAGTGGCCCGATCATGATAATGCATCGGAATTAGCAGAAAACTTCAGTACATTTTCTGTTAATAAGGTCAGAGAGGCTTCCCAATCACTAGTACGTAGCTCAAATTTTGATGCCGAAACATACAATTGTACTACTTATCTCAGCTGCTTCAGAGAAATTGATGAACATGATCAATACAATTTGATTTCTGACACGAAACCAACAAATTGTGAGCTCTACCCGTGTTATGAAATGAGGATTTTTAGTTTAGATTTAGATTGAAGTAATAATATTAGATGATTACGATAGGACATTAGACTAGGGGAACTGGTGTTATTAAACAAATAAGAATTAGAAATTGTGTAGTTGCGATATTTAGGGACAGGATTGTATATAGTATAGTTAatggattattattactaGACTAGAATAACTCTTAAAATCGGCCTTAAGCCTGGGGGGAGTGCTCGTCAGTGTGAACATCTGAGATTAGTTTGGATAACAATTCAGTTAATAATTCGTACATTAGCAAAAC carries:
- the LOC141902151 gene encoding uncharacterized protein LOC141902151, whose translation is MHVVLQRELDLKFIESFFWSDSASVLKYIRNESSRFKTFVAKQISLIREVTSPEQWGFVNSCMNPADKASRGMKLEDPNPELWFQGPHFLHKPESEWPVDLSSQTNINGDDSELKKVTCAAFADDTPENALGKLMSYLKDFLRWKATERKRIDIGLSIDTPVETERRSEVEKDPEMFSRREKLRNLEFRISEKAECILLQGEQQHFLSEEFNRLASGKTVKRSSQLYKLGPFVENGLIRVGGRLENAQMPYDAKHPIVVPKLSTLVEKLIRHTHVHAVGHLGKNAVLSHLRQNYWVIRANRILRKLMSPCVNCIKYKGRCNEQKMANLLPERLAVDPPFTHTGVDYFGPFEVKRGRTKVKRYGVLLTCLSSRAIHLEVAESYGFLYQLYS
- the LOC141902683 gene encoding uncharacterized protein LOC141902683, which translates into the protein MCLFAVVFLLIGVSCGHPTTRPERPPDPPNPPDISEIKPPGGLECVHGTPALYSFYIEAGCKVNTTDQKCVRISDCPTYGECLDSDGDPRAYKEIWHEGNRLCRCAYVSEIYFFSIPKPLNAPPIPAQSLCRLNGCKHGKGTFYSEGHGVTLKDGRDCKCTEGPDENLMDMATLFHWKCDVKSPPEGIVGESDKSQ